The sequence ATTATGAATCTTTAATCATacatactagttttcttgaaaTTCTATCGAGCAAGAATACCTTAAAGTTCTATCTTCCAATAAAATGTCCGATACGACCCTGTCTGATAGTGGATCTTTACAATATTTCAGTGCAACGATTTCAGTATGGCTGGATAGTTTAAGATGACCTTTGTAAACGTCTGCGAAACTTCCACTTCCTAAAAGATCTTTTCTGTCCAGGTCAACGTCGCTTAATCTGTAGTCCATATCCATTATATGATATACGAAAAACAAGTCCAATTCACCCTGGATAGTCTGACCTGAGGAAATAAACTGTGGATACATCGTATGCAAGTTATCGTCTGCTTTTCTTACACTCTGTGTCAGTTTTTCTAATAGCTGGCTATCTGCTTTTAGAAATTCAGGGATTTTCTTGGCAATCTCATCCACGCCTTTCACAAGTTTCTTAAGATAGTGGGAAATTTTGTCTTGTAGTTCGTTTCCTTGTACAATTGATTCAATAAACAGGTCTGTTGCTTCAGCCATTTTCTTTGTACTATTCtcttttttgtaacttttaaatttttctctAAATTGTTTGTTGCTTGCTATTGCTGAACACACGACTGCCACAGCTCCGCCTAAGCCTTTGATCTCATCTACATCATCTCTCTTTGCTTTTTTCCATATACTTTTGACAGGTGCTTGCTTCTTTATTGATTTGTAGAGGTCCCTAACAATCTTTTTATCATGTTCTCCAAGAAAAGTAccttcaaacgagaaaattattCAGCAACAATGCAAGTGTAGTTTCTTTAAGTAATATGCTTTGATAATTAGTTAGTACGTCCACAACATTTGAGTTTGGATGTTTCACCTCTCTTTTATTTAATTACCTATCATGACTTTTGGCATATCTTTTTTCGAAGATGTTACCTCAAAATGAATAAGATAACATTTGACTAAAAAagtgaaatacacaattatgaTGTTTATATTCATTACACGAACTTTTATAGATTCTCAATAACTCAACCAAGTAGGCAGGTATAGacttctttaaaatcatcagcctcaaaataattcaaagttaaCCCACATactaaaacaacaacaacaaccccaaatcaatacataaaaaaattgtagtCTTTACACTCACTAGCACATGTGGATAAATGGCATGCCTATAAATGTATTGTCTTGGTTTTTAAGAACTGAAAatcttgttgttgtttttttttaagatgcGTTGATAATGTTTCGATATCATTTAATTCCTTTTCACAAATACTTATTTATGACTCGGTACAATACAGACTGATAAATAAAGTAGTAAACCggtgttcaaaattcataaatcgattgagaaaaaaaaacaaatccgggttaaaaatcaaaaccgAGGTAATCGCAGAGAAATACAAAGGATTAAAAGGAACaccgaagtgcaacaaaaactaATTCCAACAAAACTATTTGATACCAACTGCCATATACCTGACTTACAggacattttgaaaaatggtgggttgaacctggtttattgatatgccaaacctcccgctttatgACAATGCTAAACATGCAAACCGCAGAACAACGAACATATTTCATGAACGATAAACAccatataatatcaaaattagtgACGCGCTTACGTAAGTAACATGCAATCGCGAACCCAGATCATGAATGGTTTGGAATTGTAATGATTTCAATGTTCTACTTTTCTAACTTTTCAATTCCTGCCTGTCCCAAACTCTTATGTCAAGCAAATGAATAAGTAAGTAGTACCAACAAACTTCTGTATGTTGAATAACATTATGCTACCAATTTGTGCTGCTCCAGATATGCATTTCGACAATGTCTGCTCAGTGATGATTGAAGCCATAATATATGAAAATCAATAACTATTGAAATGAATTAGAAAATGCCTTGTTTTTCTTatagaaatatataacaaagataaaTCATGGTTTGCCAGAGACTGTACCTTCTATAGCTTCAATTTGGTCCTCTAGAAGGTCGCAATCTCGTTTGaatttctttatcattttctcttTGAGTGAGTGGACAACTCGTTGCTCCTTTTCCCATTTATTAAGCTCTACTGAAACTTTACTGGAAATTTTGTCAGCTGCTTCCTTGGctaatttcttataattacCAGGGCGTGGACATTCATCCTGTTTCCAGTCATTCAATATGCTTCGCATGTTCGAAGACTTTAGAACTTCACTTGTTGTTTTGTGCAACTGAATTATCTCATACTGCAGTTCCCTTCTGAGATCTTCAATGGTTTGTTTTGATTTCTCCCCCAAAGCGTGCATATTTCGTTTGATTTCTTCCATCTGTTTCGTCATTTCTTGTTTGTCCACAGCGTCTATAGTCTTTGAAACTTTTAGGGTATAATTGGCTCTTTTAACTATTTGAGACAACCAGCTAAAATCGAAAATAATCGGATGCGTTAATACtcatcataaacatgtttatcctCTCAACTTTCAATATGTTTTTGTCTTAAGTCTTTAGCATTTAAATTAGTGGTTGCAGTTGCGGTTATCGTTGGTTCtctattcttttattatttttcattactaTACTTATGAAAATTACGTCGTCGTTATTTTTTGACGGAAGTGCATCACCTCATAACGAAATATCGCAATACGATCTACCAAAAACACGATTTCTTTTACAGAGgaatgcattgagtgtgtagatAAAGGCAGAATCTtgggttagcttgcttgttgaAGGCATTAATAGATTAGGTTTACTACCCTATTTTTGGAGAAGTCTTGTCCTAAAGACAGAGATTAGTTACATGTCGTACTATTCTACTCTTAAAGGAGAGTAGTTGACCTAACACAATAATGACTTCACgattcagctagcaagcaaacttaccaaagatattacctttacctacacactcaaagCATCCTGCTGTAAAGGATGAGCCATTCTGGCAAGTACCTTAGAAAAAGTCGTTCAGTCATTTCGTTGACAGTCATGATGTCTCTAATCCATTACTACTACGCCACATAATCTGTTCGGAAATAAATTTAGTAAACTAAAGCTGAGGCTATATATTCGCAAAACGAATAGATGCTAGATGAATAAAAGGGACATAAACGAAATCCAAATTTATCTCCATCCTATTTGCCAGCCTGAGTTGTAATCTTTATTTCTTAACAAATGGATAATTTGGCACGTTTGCGAATATGCAACTTTGCTTTTGATTATCCTGTTGGACTAACTTAAGAAACGTAAAACCCTCTGTAACTTTCAGAGCAAATGCATGTTTTATATAATGCTTTTAATAGGTCCTATTCAAAATCCACTTACACTTTTTAGAAATGtgtgtctttaaataagattatATAAATAAGTATGCATTACCAGTAATGTGAATTGAGTTGTTGTCGTAAACTTGCAGGAAACAAATTCTGTAAtcctttaaatataaaatctttatGAGCAGGATCCATGGCTCCGTATTCCATGGCCCGTTTTGCCTATATATAGAAAAAGCAACTGTAATATattcaagaagaaaaaaaccttTTATATAATTTCCAACGAACTTGATATGGACGGAACGCAACACCTTATTTACGTTTAAAGACATACACAAAATTACTAATTAATTAGCAACAAACGTGTGGTATAAATGATTTGTCAAATGAATAATGATGACAAAAACTATCGACTATGACACAATCTTGACAATGACCAGAGTACAGAACCCTACGcgtttttaaaatcatcaatcatTTCACAATTTTGAATTCAGAGACAACATATACAACAATTGTTTGTTAACATCAAAAACATAAACATCACAAGTAGAACTTGCCTGTATGACATGcctaaaaatatattgataaccAAAAGAAATAGACAAAGTTATAGCCCATTGTTTAATCGTGTCAATAGTTTTTCTCCTCTCCACACATTTATAAATCTAtatcgttaaaatgtaaaccatatgaatattttgatatataccTCTGTAGTTGAAAAGTAGAATATTTGTTCCTCTCGAAGTCCCTGAAAAATTGGCTCTAGTTTGTACACAATATTTCGTTTTATTTCTTCTCGGTCCTTAATTGGCACGACATCCCATTTATtgcatacaaacaatgttgAAGATGGGCTGAATTCTTCGTCTAAAGTATTAACCACATTTCGCAGAAAATCTTTCAGCTAAAATACACACAATGTATGTTTGTTATATTACAGTTTCAGTAAGTGTATCAAgcatattttcctttttttcattaaagaagaAGGCTTTGTATGATTTGagataacatttatttaatgatcattttatcaattcaaaaaaCTTCTGTGTGTTACATGTAAGATTGTGAGGAAGTGGAGTGTAGTTTAAAgcataaaaaatgcataacttTGAAACTGAAACTTAAATGCTCTCCTATTGCTTTcggtttttcatattttttatacgaGCGTCACTGACAAGTCGTTTGTAGACGATCCAGGCGTGCAAAACTATTGGTCTGGATTGTTTTATTAGTTATCTTACCCTTCCTCTCTGAACGCCACCTGCATTTGATGTATTCACAACATAAATGAAACCACATGACTTTGATAGGTACTTTTGAAAAGACTGATGCATCTGGATTTCACCAAAACCAGGAGTGTCTATTATAACAAGACCttcctgaaataaaacaaacataaaaccaattgacaaaaaagtatttaagCCTGCAGTCCTGTTGTATTAATATAATGTGTTATggttaaatgttttgttctttcgttaaaattcttttcttaattattaattGCCGGAATAATTTTTTGAATGGTATATGATTACAGTTAaaatgtaagaagatgtggtatgagttctaAAGAGACACATATCAActagagacaaaaaaaaaaggaaacgtAAAAAACTTCAGGATActttacagccttcaacacataGCAAAACACCCAGGGTATTGTAAGCGTTATGtggaatttgaaaacaaatgttgcttaaattagttttttccttaaattcttAGGATCTGGGATCGATACCTGTGTGAAGATACAAGAACTGTCTCTTTTACGGTGCAAtcattatgtataaatatactATCCCGTCTTAAAAACACGGAAACCTTTGGTTTTGTTTCATAACCATAAATTGAAAGAACTCTTTAAACATGCTCGTGTGGGCAACTCTTCATAAAATTATATGTTCAGCATTAGACAGATAagttgaaatgaaatgaaatgctcttcaacttcgtactttatatagcttttttagattttttttatttgagcgtcactgatgagtcttttatagacgaaacgcgcgtctggcgtaaatataaaatgtcaatccttgtatctttgatgagtttatacACTAACATACAATTAGTGTCTAAAAAATTATCATCTAACAATTACTTTTCGTTTAAACGTTCCGGCCACCCGAGACACTAAGTCAAGAGCTCCTAGGACGAAACATCGGGAGGAAGGTCAGTAGCAGGCAGTAACCAACAGGCGTTTGGCCGCCTTTCTGTCGGATTTTAATTCCCCATAATTTTGGTCACCTTTAGTAACGGTTGTTCATTATTGGCTGTCATATTAGCTAGTTTTTGCTGTCTTTTTCTTGATACAAAGCATTCACACTTTTTACgcgtttatttttatttctgttttttttccattaaacATGAAATTCAATTACCCCATCGTATGATAACTCGAAATTTTACTGTTCCTCTACCTCgttataaaatacctcaataaCATTAGTTGGCCAATATATTTCGATTTTATCGAATGGATTGTCACCATTTTTGTCTTCATAAGTAATGTTATTCTTTAACTTTTCTTGTCCTTCCATTGTACTCAAATCTATTTTCACTTCCTTTCCGCCATTAGCCCCAAAGCAGGTTGCCTTTTTTCGACCATCTTTGCTCTTTCGAATTTCACAGACAGTCTGTGTACACTTAATACTACTTGCAGGAAGAATGTCTGCTTCAAGTAATAAGTTTATGAGACTACTTTTTCCAGATGTTGCTTCACCTAAAATGATGTCTCATAATTAATGGAATTCATTAGTCAAATATAAACTGCTTGCCTTTCCAACAATTAAAATGCAGGGTGATCAGTATGTCTGACACGGTGAAAATTACTAGATTTCTGTGTACTATTACACGAAGTCATCTTGTCGCTTTAAAACTTATCAACAGACAAAAAAGCATAAtttcaaaaagacacaatgcaAGGATGTTACAAGCTACAAGTCACCATATGACCTGAAATCTTCTGATTAAAGCTTAAGTAATAATTGTtcagaaaaacaatttttacaatCGGAAGCTAAAGGCAGTCAATCACTGTACAAGCACATAAAAGATATGACGATTTTAAGTTAAACCCACAATATAAACCAACCATCACaaaataactgtaaaaaaatCAGACTGCGACTCATTTCACATGAAACATGAACATTTCAGTGTAATAACGATAAATTTTAGTAGTAggatattttttgaaaaaaagcccTTTGTATTTAGCAAAAGTATGAGCTAAACCATTGAAGTAGAAGAACCGATTTTTTATCTGACAACCCAACCAGTCAGCACATCTTCAGCGGATTTTGTTTGAAAACGTCATGGTTAGCTCTAGATACAAGACCTCGTGAAAATGACAAAAGTATTGACAGAATGTTAGATTGTCAAAGGTATACATATTTAGAAAAAGCATTcaattgttgaaaattgtatcATGGTTCAAACCGATAAAGTCATTACtgcaaacttcaactgaaaacaTTCAAGTTATTATTCTGCAAAACTATCGTATTGTGTTTTCTGTTTCTATGCATCGCTGTAAATATAACGAAATTGGATGAGACTGGCatacaaagtgagaggtttagcgctataaaaccaggtttaatccaccattttctacatttgaaaatgcctgtatcaagtcaggaatgtgacagttgttgtccattcgtttttgatgtgtttgtcatttgaattttgccatgattagggactttccgattagatttttctcttgtatttttgtgatttacttttttCCTTCAAAAGATGATTATGTTTTCATGGTGCTACTGAGATGTACTTGTTGTAACGAAACAACAAAAATctccttttatttataataaattaatagtTCCATAATTTCTATTGTGCTGTAGTAATTTCATGTTATATATACTTAagttttaatacatttaaaatgtcaaaattaggCATTAGTACTTTATAAGAATTATGTGTATGggttcataatttttttcagtACATTATATCTCGTTTGAAGTTTGATTTGTTGTAAAGAATGTCTATATTAATTCTTACTAGGTGTACATATTGTGCAATGTGGCGTACATAACAAAAACATAGTTTACGATCAATTTCATTTCGATACAATTTGAAATTACATTGTCGAAGGGCATGAAGACTAAGGAGTTGTAATCGTTTGAAGATTTGAAGAATTTTGAGAATTTCAGAATGCGAATACATCTTTAACCATTTATAACGATGATCCAGGTTTCGAACATTAAtattaagatttaaaagaaaatattatacgTACAGACCATCTTCGAAGGTGTCAAATTGTAATACTTCATTTCGTTACAATTAGGCATTACCTTACCGCGTGGCATATGGACTAATTAGTATACGGGTAGGACTGCTGCAGATTAGTAATAAAGAGAGTTTTAGGAAATGTAAATACATCTTTAATCATAATtcgttttttaaatatatgatatataacacTGATTCGGTTGATAGATgattcaaaaacaatatttacctGCAACAAGAATGTAACATTCAGGTGATAATAACTCTGAACGCTTGAACTTTGATGTTTTTTCAACATCTGGAAATATGCTATTCAAATTTTGTTGGAAGTTGACTGGAAGGtctttataaaagtttaaaactttGTCGTAAAGTTTCATTAATTTCTCTGTATTTCCTCTGTGATAAAGCAAATCTTGATGCAAAACTATACCACCCTGAAAAGTTAATGAAATGAATATGTTTAACTATAAATCTTAGCTAAAAACGTTATTCAAATCTCAATATAGATTCTTAGCATATGAATGTACATATTCAGTAAATGCTGCTTCATGCATAACATAGCACCTGGAAGTGATTTGGAATAATCTTTATGATCTACATTCATTGGTGTTAAACCAATTTTGCAACACATATCCATATTTAACCCCATATACCTAcatcaaaaatatatcattcatataaaattttgaataaagcGTATGTATTATAGGTTGTGCCTttagttt is a genomic window of Mytilus trossulus isolate FHL-02 chromosome 1, PNRI_Mtr1.1.1.hap1, whole genome shotgun sequence containing:
- the LOC134717011 gene encoding tyrosine-protein kinase Fer-like → MSSKEYNIECRDDIIKIPDVSTGIRFARSWGLNTKGIKAKDEIIKVLLIDWDKTHQRPEDDEGGIVLHQDLLYHRGNTEKLMKLYDKVLNFYKDLPVNFQQNLNSIFPDVEKTSKFKRSELLSPECYILVAGEATSGKSSLINLLLEADILPASSIKCTQTVCEIRKSKDGRKKATCFGANGGKEVKIDLSTMEGQEKLKNNITYEDKNGDNPFDKIEIYWPTNVIEEGLVIIDTPGFGEIQMHQSFQKYLSKSCGFIYVVNTSNAGGVQRGRLKDFLRNVVNTLDEEFSPSSTLFVCNKWDVVPIKDREEIKRNIVYKLEPIFQGLREEQIFYFSTTEAKRAMEYGAMDPAHKDFIFKGLQNLFPASLRQQLNSHYCWLSQIVKRANYTLKVSKTIDAVDKQEMTKQMEEIKRNMHALGEKSKQTIEDLRRELQYEIIQLHKTTSEVLKSSNMRSILNDWKQDECPRPGNYKKLAKEAADKISSKVSVELNKWEKEQRVVHSLKEKMIKKFKRDCDLLEDQIEAIEGTFLGEHDKKIVRDLYKSIKKQAPVKSIWKKAKRDDVDEIKGLGGAVAVVCSAIASNKQFREKFKSYKKENSTKKMAEATDLFIESIVQGNELQDKISHYLKKLVKGVDEIAKKIPEFLKADSQLLEKLTQSVRKADDNLHTMYPQFISSGQTIQGELDLFFVYHIMDMDYRLSDVDLDRKDLLGSGSFADVYKGHLKLSSHTEIVALKYCKDPLSDRVVSDILLEDRTLREINHPNITQYYGCILQQSGESKRKVHFIMIMEYCDGTLKDKFLCTEYDNPGKVEIYSVQVEQMEELARYAKQICEGLEYLHKKKMVHRDMKLENILTVKNKNGQDVVKLSDVGLTKKERDISGTNTGSPVYMAPEVLVPTGIYDRKADIYALGILLWEMWYGIDVADHIQQQLYTSLDDAVINKGLRPSLSLKHKPEEKWQNLLKACWSKDKDQRPEATDVKTFFEQFLHH